AATATGCTAGACATGCTCATCGTGATCAATATCGAAAATCAGGGGAACCGTATATTATTCATCCCATCCAAGTCGCCGGAATTCTGGCCGATTTGGAAATGGATCCAGCTACGGTTGCCGCAGGTTTTCTTCATGATGTCGTTGAAGACACTGCCGTTACCTTAGCGGATTTAAAGGCGGAGTTTAACGATGAAGTGGCAATGCTTGTTGATGGAGTGACGAAGCTCGGGAAAATTAGATATAAATCACATGAAGAACAACAGGCAGAAAACCACCGAAAAATGTTTGTGGCGATGGCCCAGGATATGCGGGTTATTTTAATAAAGCTGGCGGACCGTCTTCACAATATGCGGACATTAAAGCATTTACCGCACGAGAAGCAGCGTCGTATTTCTAATGAAACAATGGAAATATTTGCTCCGCTTGCCCACCGCTTAGGGATTTCGAAAATTAAGTGGGAGCTTGAAGATACAGCATTAAGATACCTTAATCCACAGCAGTATTATCGAATTGTCAATTTGATGAAGAAAAAACGGGCTGAGCGTGAGCAATACCTTGATGAAGTGATTGCAGAGGTTCGAGCACGAATGAATGAAGTGGCGATTAAGGCAGAGATATCAGGAAGACCAAAGCATATTTATAGCATTTATCGAAAAATGCATTTGCAAAATAAACAATTTAATGAAATCTATGATCTATTGGCGGTTCGGATTATTGTTAATAGCATTAAGGATTGTTATGCAGTGCTAGGTATTATTCATACGTGCTGGAAGCCGATGCCTGGTCGATTTAAAGATTATATTGCGATGCCAAAGCCGAACATGTACCAATCACTGCACACAACGGTTATTGGTCCAAAGGGAGAGCCACTTGAGGTTCAAATAAGGACATCGGAAATGCATGAAATTGCTGAATTCGGGATCGCAGCGCATTGGGCCTATAAAGAGGGCAAAGCAGCAGGAGAAATTACCTCCTATGAAGAAAAACTAACCTGGTTCAGAGAAATTCTTGAATTCCAGAATGAATCAGTCGATGCTGAAGAGTTTATGGAATCGCTAAAGGTTGACCTATTTTCAGATATGGTGTTTGTCTTCACGCCCAAAGGCGATGTGATTGAACTACCATCCGGATCAGTGCCAATTGATTTCTCCTATCGGATTCATTCAGAAATCGGAAATAAAACGATAGGTGCAAAAGTTAACGGGAAAATGGTCACGTTGGATTACAAGTTAAAGACTGGTGACATTATCGAGATTCTGACTTCTAAGCATTCTTACGGACCAAGTCAGGATTGGCTAAAGCTTGCTCAAACCTCACAGGCGAAAAATAAAATTCGTGCCTTTTTCAAAAAGCAGCGTAAGGAAGAAAATGTTGAAAAAGGGAAAGAGCTTGTTGAAAAAGAAATTCGAAATATGGATTTTGATGTTAAAGAAATTCTGACGACCGATAATTTAAAACGGGTTGCTGAGAAATTTAACTTTGCTAGTGATGAAGATATGTATGCTGCCGTTGGTTACAATGGTGTAACGGCCCTTCAGGTAGCGAATCGCTTAACTGAGAAATGGCGTAGAAAACGTGATATGGAACAGGTTGCAGATGTCTCGACTGCTGTTTCTGAGCTTAAAGGATTCCCGGTTAGCAAGAAACGTGAATCTGGAGTTCGGGTAACAGGAATTGACAATCTGTTAATCCAGGTTATCACGGTGCTGCAACCCGGTTCCAGGTGATGAAATCGTTGGTTTTATTACAAAGGGTAGAGGAGTATCGGTGCATCGTGCAGATTGTACAAACATCAATACTGAGGATGCAAAGGAACGTCTCATCCCGGTTGAGTGGGAAACGGGACTAAATGTTCGTAAAGAATATAATGTTGATATCGAAATTACTGGTTACGATCGTCGTGGCCTGTTAAACGAAGTGCTTCAAGCAGTCAATGAAACGAAAACGAATATTTCAGCTGTTTCTGGAAAATCAGATCGAAATAAGGCCGCAACGATTATTATGACGATTGCCATTCACAACGTCGCTCATTTGCAGAAAGTGGTCGATCGAATTAAACAAATCCCTGATGTTTATGCAGTCAGAAGGATTATGAATTAAGGAGTTTTCGCAAAAATGAAAGTAGTAGTTCAGCGCAGTAAGGCAGCTAAAGTTACGGTTGCTGGCGAGATTGTTGGTCAGATTGATCATGGATTTGTCTTGCTTGTCGGCGTTACCCATGAGGATGAGGAAGCAGATGCCGCCTTTTTAGCTGATAAAATCGCAAATTTGCGTGTTTTTGATGATGAAGCAGGCAAGATGAATTTATCTTTGCTAGATGTAGGTGGCCAGATTTTATCCGTATCCCAATTTACCTTGTATGGCGATTGCCGAAAAGGGCGACGTCCGAATTTTCTTGAAGCGGCCAGACCTGAGCATGCGATTGGTATTTACGATGCGTTTAATGGGTTATTGCGGGACAAAGGTATCAAAGTAGAAACTGGCGTATTTGGAGCGATGATGGACGTTGAGCTCATTAATGATGGACCGGTTACGTTGATTGTCGAAAGTAAATAATTAAGTTGTATTGTGCTGTGCTCCCCATTAGATTAGGGGAGTTTTTTGTATGTAAAAAAGCTCGTCCAAGGACGAGCTTTTCCAATTAATTTGTAAAATACTTCACTAACCCTTTATAAATCCCCGTTGCAGCTTTCTCCTGAAAAGCATCCGTGGTGATGAGGTTTTCTTCAGTAGGGTTACTTAAATAGCCTAATTCTAGCAAGGTAGCGTTCCGCTTGTTTTCGCGCAGAACATGGTAATCTCCAAATCGAACGCCTCGGTCTTTAAGACCAGTACTCTGAACAATTGCTGAATGCAACGATGATGCCAGCGGTTTTTGAAACGGGTGATTGTAAAAGCTGGTTGTACCACGAACGCTTGTATCATTAATGCTATCATAATGAATACTAATAAACGCATCTGCTGAATGATAATGGGAAAGGCGGACGCGTGAAGAAAGAGAGAGAAAGGAATCATTTGAACGGGTTAAAATGACATTAGCCCCAGCTGCTTTTAACTTATTGCTTAACAGCAAAGCTGTTTTTATCGTCACATTTTTCTCTTGAGTCCCTTTGTAGCCTTCCGTTCCTTGGTCTTTACCCCCATGCCCTGGATCAACAACAATCGTTTTATTTTTTAAATGTATCTCTGATCCTGATTTTTCAATTTGCTGCGAACTGTTCAGATCTTGAACTAACCAGCCTGCAACATAAGCGCTATCTCCATTTTCTAAAGATATCTCATACCAATCATTTGTTACCTTTACGATTTTAAATGTATCCCCTTCATTGGCTCGTTTGACAACGTCTGATTGAACGCTTGGTTTTTTTCTGATGTTTGTTCCATCAAATAATATTTTGACGGTTCCTGTTTTGGAAACCGAATCATTTGTTTTTGTTACTGACTTTTCCATATACCATGAGGCGACCCAGCCGTACGATCCGGATTTGTATTCAATTTTCATCCAATTATTGACCTCATCCAGGATGACAAATTTGTCCCCTTGATACACTTTACCAATAATGTCTCCGTCAAGTGCCCCTTTTTTACGAACAATAAGAGAAGTTGCTGTAACGGTTCCAGTCGCTTTGTCTGTTTTCGTGCTAGTTGATTCCTTTTGGGATTGATTATTTTCTTCTTTCTGCGATAGTTCAACAAAATTGCTGCTAACCCAGCCTGTGTTGCCGCTATATGTAATTTTGACCCAGTCACCATTGAGTTCCTTAACTTCACCAGTTTGGCCAAGATTGACAGAATCTAGCACCTTGTACTTCGTTCCTGGACCGGAGCGCACTCGGACATTATCGCCGGTTATGGATATAGTTTTGCCTTTAGCAAGCTTCGAGGAAGAGGTTTGTGTTTGTTCATAGGTAACAAGCCAATTTGCGACCCAGCCTTTTTCATTGTTATTAAGCTGTATTTGGATCCAATCTCCGCTTTCTTTTAATACAGGAAAACGATCTCCTTTGCTTGCTTGTCTTATTTTTTTGTAGCTTAAACCTGGGCCTTCGCGAATGTTTGTTTGATTTTCATTGATGATTACACTGCTGCTGTTCGCCGTAGTCTTCCCGACTGGCAGTAATCCAGATACGAGAAGGACGATGATGATAAGCAAACTAATATGTATTTTTTTCTCAGAACAGTGCCCTCCTTTCAGACATACATCCATTTTATCGAACTGTTTTCACGAATACACATCTTTTTGCTCAATGATTATGAAAAATATGAAACATTTTTGCCACTGCTGGACAGACTAATAGTAAAATACTGTGGAAGGATGAGCAAAATGAGATTTAGCAGCAAAGGAATGTCAGCCATTGAAGGAGACAATCAACTGTTTGGGGTAGACTTTCATGATTTTATTCAGCGAGAACAGCAGGCTTCGATGTTTGAATTAGCTTCTGAATTTGGTCTTTCACTTGGTGATGTAAAAAAACTTAAAAAGCATTTAGAACGTTCTTGATGAAACTATTGACAATCCACTTAATGCTCATTATGATTATATAGATAAAATCCATAGTAAATTAGAACTGAACCGATGATCGAGAAAAGTAGTGAAGACCCACGTGATTAGAGAAGAAATGCCTTGGCTGAAAGCATTTCTGCATGTGACTTGATGAAGGAACACTCAGGAGGTTTCACTCTGAAAAGGAACATGAATCCTTAGTAGGAGCTGGACGTAAACAGGCGTTATCTGTTTTGAGCGGAAGTAATTTATTGCTTCAACTAGGGTGGTACCACGGGATTATACAAACTCTCGTCCCTTTTGTTATTTTTAACAAGGGACGGGGGTTTTTTATTTATTTTACATAAATTGTAAACAACAAAATAAATTCCAACTGGAATGGCAATACAGCATGCATTAAGGAGGATCAATCAAAATGTCAATTCAAATTCCTAGAGGAACGCAGGATATTCTCCCTGGACAGGTGGAGAAATGGCAGTTAATTGAAAAGAAAGCAAGAGAACTTTGCGAGAAGTATCAATACCGTGAAATTCGCACGCCAATTTTTGAGCATACTGAATTATTCCAGCGCAGTGTTGGCGACACAACGGACATCGTTCAAAAGGAAATGTATACCTTTACTGACCGTGGTGATAGAAGCCTTACTCTTCGCCCAGAGGGAACGGCATCAACCGTTCGATCGTTTGTGGAAAATAAAATGTTTGGTTAT
The DNA window shown above is from Bacillus sp. T3 and carries:
- a CDS encoding SH3 domain-containing protein, with the protein product MDVCLKGGHCSEKKIHISLLIIIVLLVSGLLPVGKTTANSSSVIINENQTNIREGPGLSYKKIRQASKGDRFPVLKESGDWIQIQLNNNEKGWVANWLVTYEQTQTSSSKLAKGKTISITGDNVRVRSGPGTKYKVLDSVNLGQTGEVKELNGDWVKITYSGNTGWVSSNFVELSQKEENNQSQKESTSTKTDKATGTVTATSLIVRKKGALDGDIIGKVYQGDKFVILDEVNNWMKIEYKSGSYGWVASWYMEKSVTKTNDSVSKTGTVKILFDGTNIRKKPSVQSDVVKRANEGDTFKIVKVTNDWYEISLENGDSAYVAGWLVQDLNSSQQIEKSGSEIHLKNKTIVVDPGHGGKDQGTEGYKGTQEKNVTIKTALLLSNKLKAAGANVILTRSNDSFLSLSSRVRLSHYHSADAFISIHYDSINDTSVRGTTSFYNHPFQKPLASSLHSAIVQSTGLKDRGVRFGDYHVLRENKRNATLLELGYLSNPTEENLITTDAFQEKAATGIYKGLVKYFTN
- the dtd gene encoding D-aminoacyl-tRNA deacylase, producing MKVVVQRSKAAKVTVAGEIVGQIDHGFVLLVGVTHEDEEADAAFLADKIANLRVFDDEAGKMNLSLLDVGGQILSVSQFTLYGDCRKGRRPNFLEAARPEHAIGIYDAFNGLLRDKGIKVETGVFGAMMDVELINDGPVTLIVESK